The Flavobacteriales bacterium nucleotide sequence GAAGATCCATACCCGCATACTGGATTCATGTATTACAACGACAGCATCGAGCGTATTCCGGCCGCGGCCATTTCAACCCAAGATGCTGAATGGGTTAAGAGCACCATTGCGCAGCAAGACCTGTCCGTAAAACTCGAAATGGATTGCCGTTTTTATGGGAATGTTCCGTCGTTCAACGTCATCGGTGAAATGCACGGAAAAAAGAAGAATGAGGTCATCACCTTTGGTGGACACCTCGACTCGTGGGATATGGGCGAAGGTGCCCACGACGACGGTGCTGGAATCGCACATTCTATTGAGTCGCTCCGAATATTAAATGAACTGGGTTACGAGCCGGAGCACACGTTGCGAGTAGTACTCTTCATGAACGAGGAAAACGGAAACATGGGCGGAAAAACATACGCCAAATGGGTGAGCGAGGAACTCGGTGAAGTCCATGTAGCGGCTCTCGAGTCCGACGCCGGTGGAGGATTACCCTACGGCTTTGGCATCGTTGGCGATAAGAAACAAGTGAAGTTCGTTCGACAGTTCAGTGAGCTGTTTTACGACTTCGGCATTTATGTATTGGACCCCGGATATGGAGGAGTGGACATTGGGCCACTGCGCGACTATTATCCCGAAATGCTTCAGCTAGGCCTGTGCCCGAATTCTCAAGAGTACTTCAAGTACCACCACAGCGATAACGACGTGTTCGAGAATGTCGATAAGCGGGAGTTGGAACTCGGTTGTGCCGCGTTTTGCAGTATGATCTACTTGGTAGATAAGTACTATCGGCGCTAGGTCAATGGTTCTAAGCTAATTA carries:
- a CDS encoding M20/M25/M40 family metallo-hydrolase — protein: MKTTLKTLILFVLGACGTIFTARAQSTDDSLFVRRIYDEALVRGHAYENLRSLCKDVGARLTGSAEAEMAVYWGERLLNTYGFDSVYLQPIEVPHWERGTKEACWVIDEEGQLHPMRLTALGGSIATGGLLTGDLIYAEDMDALKAMDRSEVEGKVVFVNQGFDQSLLNTFQGYGGCWSMRGYGAIEASKLGAKAILIRSLASHEDPYPHTGFMYYNDSIERIPAAAISTQDAEWVKSTIAQQDLSVKLEMDCRFYGNVPSFNVIGEMHGKKKNEVITFGGHLDSWDMGEGAHDDGAGIAHSIESLRILNELGYEPEHTLRVVLFMNEENGNMGGKTYAKWVSEELGEVHVAALESDAGGGLPYGFGIVGDKKQVKFVRQFSELFYDFGIYVLDPGYGGVDIGPLRDYYPEMLQLGLCPNSQEYFKYHHSDNDVFENVDKRELELGCAAFCSMIYLVDKYYRR